In Shewanella sp. VB17, a single genomic region encodes these proteins:
- a CDS encoding iron-containing alcohol dehydrogenase translates to MDLHANWNFPTAITVGEGCLAQLGERCKALKMTKVLLITDPGLVDFPMVNEAIAYCTQAGLEAEVFCEIQGNPTGEHVRAGASFFNAGHFDGVVAFGGGSSLDAAKAIAMIAKQSLSLWSTEDVGDNWTHIDASLMIPVVAVPTTAGTGSEVGRASVITDTDGSHPIKRIIFHPNMLPANVLLDPHLTVGLPAHITAATGLDALSHNLEAYCSSFYHPMAEGIAIEGIRLVKRYLPRAVANGDDIEARTQMLVASSMGATSFQRGLGAMHAIAHSLGALYDKHHGLLNAILMPYVLVRNRRVIEEKIIRLSKYLELDQANFDGFLAWVITLRAQLSIPHTLAEIGITLDDQVLVGKMSVQDAAAGGNPISLSEDDYSSLFGNAVNGHLG, encoded by the coding sequence ATGGATTTACACGCAAATTGGAATTTTCCCACGGCCATAACGGTGGGAGAGGGCTGCTTAGCCCAACTTGGTGAGCGTTGTAAAGCGCTTAAGATGACGAAAGTTTTGTTAATCACCGATCCTGGTTTGGTGGATTTTCCCATGGTTAACGAGGCGATAGCATATTGTACTCAAGCTGGGCTTGAAGCTGAGGTATTTTGTGAGATACAGGGGAACCCAACCGGAGAACATGTGCGAGCCGGTGCGAGTTTTTTTAACGCTGGACATTTCGATGGTGTGGTCGCATTCGGCGGGGGCTCAAGCTTAGATGCAGCCAAAGCCATTGCAATGATAGCAAAGCAATCATTGTCTTTATGGAGCACTGAAGATGTGGGGGATAACTGGACGCACATTGATGCTAGTCTCATGATCCCTGTCGTGGCGGTACCGACCACAGCGGGCACGGGATCTGAAGTGGGCCGAGCATCAGTGATCACCGATACCGATGGCTCTCATCCAATAAAACGGATCATTTTTCACCCTAATATGTTACCTGCCAATGTGTTACTAGACCCCCATTTGACTGTGGGTTTACCTGCTCATATTACCGCAGCAACAGGCCTAGATGCCTTATCGCATAATCTGGAAGCCTATTGCTCTTCTTTTTATCACCCTATGGCTGAGGGGATCGCGATAGAGGGGATCCGTTTAGTGAAACGGTATTTGCCTAGGGCGGTGGCCAATGGGGACGATATTGAGGCCAGAACGCAGATGTTGGTGGCATCGAGTATGGGGGCGACCAGTTTTCAGCGTGGATTAGGCGCCATGCACGCCATCGCCCATAGCCTTGGCGCATTGTATGACAAGCATCATGGATTGTTGAATGCGATTTTAATGCCCTATGTGTTAGTGCGAAACAGGCGTGTTATCGAAGAGAAGATCATTCGTTTATCAAAATATCTTGAATTAGACCAAGCTAACTTTGATGGTTTTTTGGCTTGGGTTATCACATTACGAGCACAACTTAGTATTCCCCATACGCTTGCCGAAATAGGGATCACTTTAGATGATCAAGTGTTAGTGGGTAAGATGTCTGTTCAAGACGCCGCTGCCGGAGGGAATCCCATTTCGTTAAGCGAGGATGATTATTCGTCACTCTTTGGCAATGCCGTTAACGGTCATCTTGGGTAA